A DNA window from Impatiens glandulifera chromosome 7, dImpGla2.1, whole genome shotgun sequence contains the following coding sequences:
- the LOC124910424 gene encoding GPI-anchored protein LLG1-like, which yields MKRSYYTSVGLSLSSSISMACLCVFLFLFISLPIVSASISLSDDIFINRVSIGRNILQAKKGCSVNFEFQNYTIITSKCKGPHYPADICCAAFKEFACPFATEISDDSTDCSSTMFSYINLNGKYPPGLFASECKEGKDGLACIAQPPPSQSTSAADHSIGISCLPSYSLLISTFLLLVAAAFQLF from the exons ATGAAGCGAAGTTACTACACTAGTGTCGGCTTGTCGTTGTCTTCTTCTATTTCCATGGCTTGTCTCTGTgtttttctcttcctcttcatcAGCCTACCAATTGTTTCTGCTTCCATTTCACTTTCAG ATGATATATTTATCAATCGAGTTTCAATCGGTCGTAATATTCTTCAAGCTAAGAAAG GTTGTTCTGTAAACTTTGAGTTTCAAAACTATACAATCATCACTAGTAAATGCAAAGGACCACATTACCCAGCAGATATTTGTTGTGCTGCCTTTAAAGAATTTGCTTGCCCTTTTGCAACTGAAATAAGTGATGACTCTACTGATTGTTCATCAACCATGTTTAGTTACATCAATCTTAATGGTAAATACCCACCAGGACTTTTCGCAAGTGAGTGTAAAGAAGGGAAGGATGGACTTGCTTGTATTGCACAACCACCACCATCTCAATCTACTTCTGCTGCTGATCATTCTATTGGGATCTCATGTTTACCTTCATATTCACTTCTTATATCCACTTTTCTTCTGTTGGTGGCAGCAGCATTTCAACTATTTTGA